In a genomic window of Roseiflexus castenholzii DSM 13941:
- a CDS encoding glycosyltransferase family 39 protein translates to MTAPSSAVPQIHTRDRAHTRLRHAVAAVALATLSLLLLLTTEPQIGLTWDEPAYIVAARAYVGWFERLAVDPGGALQPDVIRRFWEANHEHPPLDKIWSGMVWQFARHFLDDLPAHRLGNILLTAIAVGVLYGTVTSGFGGWAGVAAVVALITMPRFFFHAHLAALDVPAAVAFFLVTALFWHTRRRRSVAWDVALGVAWGAALATKINALFVLPLLLVWILAFARRGFLIRRVIVAGGIGLPTFIALWPWLYHDTLARLIAYIRFITVDHWKIAQWYFGEALMPPPWHFPFVMLVAVTPLGITFLALAGVGLGIVAIRSDSSMQREQGAQIALWTLGALVPLLALTTGRTMVYDNERLFMPAFFFVAALAGSGLDAVGRWLRRWFEWRKWPHLATPGVALAGALLFLPHLVIAAQMYPHLLSYYSEAVGGLRGATRMGLETTYWCETYAVALPYINARAAPGAVVWVEDWSHDVLLTYQFLGRLRPDVRVALAPGAGSLFSRYGLEGTPADIADADYVIVTYRQTGFAAHAKIERWIVGRQPVLRLERFGVPLMELYEQER, encoded by the coding sequence ATGACCGCTCCTTCTTCGGCTGTTCCTCAGATACACACACGTGATCGCGCGCATACGCGGCTACGCCATGCTGTTGCGGCTGTCGCTCTGGCAACGTTGAGTCTCTTGCTGCTGCTCACGACGGAACCGCAGATTGGATTGACCTGGGATGAGCCGGCATACATTGTGGCAGCGCGCGCGTATGTCGGTTGGTTTGAACGTCTGGCGGTCGATCCCGGTGGCGCCTTGCAACCGGATGTTATCAGACGTTTCTGGGAGGCCAACCATGAACATCCACCGCTCGACAAAATCTGGTCGGGAATGGTATGGCAGTTTGCGCGCCACTTTCTCGACGACCTGCCGGCGCATCGATTGGGGAATATTCTTTTGACCGCCATTGCGGTCGGCGTGTTGTACGGGACAGTCACGAGTGGTTTTGGCGGTTGGGCGGGGGTGGCGGCGGTCGTGGCGCTGATCACGATGCCGCGTTTCTTCTTCCATGCGCATCTGGCGGCGCTCGATGTGCCGGCGGCGGTTGCGTTTTTTCTGGTGACGGCGCTCTTCTGGCATACGCGCCGGCGCCGCAGTGTCGCCTGGGATGTGGCGCTCGGCGTGGCGTGGGGTGCGGCGCTTGCAACAAAGATTAATGCGCTGTTTGTCCTTCCGCTGCTGCTGGTCTGGATACTGGCATTCGCCCGTCGCGGCTTTCTGATACGGCGCGTGATCGTTGCTGGGGGCATCGGTCTGCCAACGTTCATTGCGCTGTGGCCCTGGCTCTATCACGACACGCTCGCGCGATTGATCGCCTACATCCGCTTCATAACGGTCGATCACTGGAAGATCGCGCAGTGGTATTTTGGTGAAGCGTTGATGCCGCCGCCGTGGCATTTCCCGTTCGTCATGCTCGTTGCGGTCACGCCGCTGGGGATCACCTTTCTGGCGCTCGCCGGCGTCGGGCTCGGCATCGTTGCCATCCGTTCCGATTCGTCGATGCAACGCGAACAGGGTGCACAGATCGCGCTCTGGACGCTCGGCGCGCTCGTGCCGCTGCTGGCGCTGACGACCGGGCGAACGATGGTGTACGATAATGAGCGGTTGTTCATGCCAGCGTTTTTCTTCGTTGCTGCGTTGGCTGGCAGCGGTCTCGACGCAGTTGGGCGCTGGCTGCGTCGTTGGTTCGAGTGGCGCAAATGGCCGCACCTGGCGACGCCTGGCGTCGCGCTGGCAGGCGCGTTGCTGTTTCTGCCGCATCTGGTCATCGCAGCACAGATGTACCCGCACCTGCTTTCCTACTATTCCGAAGCCGTGGGAGGATTGCGCGGCGCCACGCGCATGGGGCTGGAAACAACCTACTGGTGTGAAACGTATGCTGTCGCGCTGCCATACATTAACGCGCGCGCTGCGCCTGGCGCTGTGGTGTGGGTAGAGGACTGGAGCCACGATGTGCTGCTGACATACCAGTTCTTGGGCCGCCTGCGCCCTGATGTGCGTGTTGCGCTTGCGCCCGGCGCCGGATCGCTCTTTAGCCGGTATGGGTTGGAAGGAACGCCGGCCGACATTGCTGATGCTGATTATGTTATCGTCACGTATCGGCAGACTGGTTTTGCGGCGCATGCCAAGATCGAACGCTGGATCGTCGGTCGCCAACCGGTGCTGCGCCTGGAACGTTTCGGCGTCCCGCTGATGGAACTGTATGAGCAAGAGCGCTGA
- a CDS encoding nucleotidyltransferase family protein, translating into MSKSADPDRPAIAGIILAAGTSSRMGRPKQLLDWGERPLVRAIAETACTARLDEVIIVTRSADRAVTAALADLPVRIVPNPLAAAGQSTSLHAGIAALSPSIAAAVILLGDQPFVTAAIIEALVNAWCDDRAPIIAPVFAGTRGNPVLFDRSVFAELLAIEGDQGARGVIARNPARVHCVHFDDDRPLLDIDTPEAYAYARLVLESTR; encoded by the coding sequence ATGAGCAAGAGCGCTGATCCTGATCGACCGGCGATTGCCGGCATCATCCTTGCTGCCGGAACATCGTCGCGCATGGGACGTCCCAAGCAACTTCTCGATTGGGGCGAGCGTCCGCTCGTGCGCGCGATTGCGGAAACCGCATGCACTGCTCGGCTCGATGAGGTGATCATCGTCACCAGAAGCGCAGACAGAGCAGTGACCGCAGCGCTTGCCGATCTTCCAGTGCGCATCGTGCCGAACCCACTCGCTGCTGCCGGTCAGAGCACATCGCTTCACGCCGGTATCGCCGCTCTATCGCCGAGCATCGCAGCCGCAGTCATCCTCCTCGGTGATCAACCATTCGTGACGGCAGCGATTATCGAGGCGTTAGTCAACGCCTGGTGCGATGATCGCGCACCGATCATCGCACCGGTGTTCGCTGGAACACGAGGCAACCCGGTTCTCTTTGATCGGTCGGTGTTCGCAGAGTTGCTCGCTATCGAGGGAGACCAGGGCGCGCGCGGCGTTATTGCCCGCAATCCAGCGCGCGTTCATTGTGTGCATTTTGATGATGACCGTCCGTTGCTCGACATCGATACGCCTGAAGCCTATGCTTATGCTCGTCTCGTGCTCGAATCCACTCGATGA
- a CDS encoding molybdopterin-binding protein, whose amino-acid sequence MFLTTLPVDQAVGHILRHNVADAAGRKTLPKGRRITDDDVARLRALGVAAVRVAVLEPGDVHEDEAAQRLADAVRRSGVVPTDAMHSRVNLLAEADGVVEVDIDALQAINEIDGLTIATLPNHALVRERKRVATIKIIPFALPERSIQQAERIGAESGGVVGVRRLLQRRVGVLLVVGPEARERITRLVLPAIEGRVTELGSTIDMVRYAALDEGEVAEGIAALRAAGSDLLIIAGETSIMDRDDVTPQGIRMAGGRIEHYGAPVEPGNLLLLAYLDDGTKQGVPILGAPGCVRSRATNIVDLLLPRLLAGERVTRRAIIELGHGGLLG is encoded by the coding sequence ATGTTTCTGACCACTCTTCCCGTTGATCAGGCTGTCGGTCATATCCTGCGCCACAACGTGGCCGATGCCGCCGGGCGCAAGACGCTGCCAAAGGGTCGGCGCATCACCGACGACGACGTGGCGCGCCTCCGCGCCCTGGGGGTCGCAGCGGTGCGCGTGGCAGTGCTGGAACCCGGCGATGTTCATGAGGACGAAGCCGCACAACGCCTCGCCGATGCGGTCCGGCGTTCGGGCGTGGTTCCAACCGATGCGATGCACAGCCGTGTCAATCTGCTGGCAGAGGCGGATGGCGTGGTCGAAGTGGACATCGATGCATTGCAGGCGATCAACGAGATTGACGGTCTGACCATTGCCACACTGCCGAACCATGCCCTGGTGCGTGAGCGCAAGCGCGTGGCGACAATCAAGATCATCCCTTTTGCCCTGCCGGAAAGGTCGATCCAGCAGGCGGAGCGCATTGGCGCCGAGTCGGGGGGCGTTGTCGGCGTGCGACGATTGCTGCAACGGCGCGTCGGTGTGCTGCTGGTCGTTGGTCCTGAGGCGCGTGAGCGTATTACTCGCCTTGTTCTGCCGGCCATCGAGGGGCGGGTGACCGAACTCGGATCGACGATTGATATGGTGCGCTATGCCGCGCTGGATGAAGGCGAAGTGGCGGAAGGGATCGCCGCTCTGCGCGCGGCAGGCAGCGATCTTCTGATCATTGCCGGTGAAACCTCGATTATGGACCGCGACGACGTCACGCCGCAGGGGATTCGTATGGCCGGCGGGCGCATCGAACACTACGGCGCGCCGGTCGAACCTGGTAATCTGCTGTTGCTGGCGTACCTCGACGACGGAACGAAACAGGGTGTTCCTATCCTTGGCGCACCCGGCTGCGTTCGTTCACGCGCGACCAACATTGTTGATCTGCTGCTGCCGCGTTTGCTGGCAGGCGAACGAGTAACACGGCGGGCGATTATCGAATTGGGGCACGGCGGGCTACTGGGATGA
- a CDS encoding DUF4058 family protein, with the protein MEPPFPGMDPYLEAPSLWPDVHHRLITLMCDQLQAQLSPRYRAVITPYVLFESLEIAPVRRGVPDVAVVEREYSAAASGSAAVSLAEAPLTLPALMDVPVEYARIDIRTVRDQTLVTAIELLSPANKRPGPDGADAYEKKRQDLFASTAHLLEIDLLRAGQRPRLARPLPDAPYFILLSRAQRRPYVEVWPLTLRDPIKPAPVPLLAPDPPVALDVGAAIHEAYRRARYDLEIDYTQPPPPPDLAPDDAAWLDAHLRALGLRPSSQ; encoded by the coding sequence ATGGAACCGCCGTTCCCCGGAATGGACCCGTACCTCGAAGCGCCGAGCCTCTGGCCCGATGTGCATCATCGATTGATAACACTGATGTGTGACCAGTTGCAGGCGCAGTTGTCGCCGCGCTATCGAGCGGTCATTACGCCGTATGTGCTCTTCGAGAGCCTGGAGATTGCGCCGGTGCGCCGGGGGGTGCCCGATGTAGCCGTCGTCGAACGTGAGTACTCCGCTGCGGCTTCCGGCAGCGCCGCCGTGAGCCTCGCGGAAGCGCCCCTGACCCTCCCGGCGCTGATGGACGTGCCGGTGGAGTATGCCCGGATTGACATCCGCACTGTGCGCGACCAGACGCTGGTGACCGCCATCGAACTCCTCTCCCCCGCCAATAAGCGCCCCGGTCCCGACGGCGCGGACGCCTACGAGAAGAAACGGCAGGACCTCTTTGCCAGCACCGCTCACCTGCTCGAAATCGACCTGCTGCGCGCCGGGCAGCGCCCCCGCCTGGCGCGTCCGCTGCCCGACGCACCGTACTTCATCTTGCTGAGCCGAGCGCAGCGCCGTCCGTATGTCGAGGTCTGGCCCCTGACCCTGCGTGACCCGATCAAGCCGGCGCCGGTGCCGCTCCTTGCGCCCGACCCGCCGGTGGCGCTGGATGTGGGAGCGGCAATCCACGAGGCATACCGCCGCGCGCGCTACGACCTGGAGATTGATTACACCCAACCGCCGCCGCCGCCCGACCTTGCGCCCGATGATGCCGCTTGGCTTGATGCGCATCTGCGCGCGCTCGGACTGCGCCCATCATCCCAGTAG